Proteins encoded within one genomic window of Bacillus sp. F19:
- a CDS encoding argininosuccinate synthase produces MNLNKKVVLAYSGGLDTSVAIKWLQDQGYEVIACCLDVGEGKDLAFIQSKALQVGASKSYVIDAKKEFADEYALVALQSHALYEGKYPLISALSRPLIAKKLVEVAEQENAIAVAHGCTGKGNDQVRFEVSIKALNPDLEVLAPVREWSWSREEEIQYAQENNIPIPINLGSPFSIDQNLWGRSNECGVLEDPWAAPPEEAYDLTNSIENTPDTPDMVEIEFEQGVPVSLNGASYPLAELILHLNALAGKHGVGRIDHVENRLVGIKSREVYECPAAITLLKAHKELEDLTLVKEVAHFKPVIEMKLTELIYNGLWFSPLKDALLGFLKETQTYVTGTVRVKLFKGHAIVEGRKSAYSLYDEKLATYTTEDSFDHQAAVGFISLYGLPTKVSSMVQGKKKVNV; encoded by the coding sequence TTGAATTTAAATAAAAAAGTAGTGTTGGCTTATTCAGGCGGGTTAGATACATCAGTAGCAATCAAGTGGCTTCAGGATCAAGGGTATGAGGTGATAGCATGCTGTTTGGATGTCGGCGAAGGAAAAGACCTTGCATTTATTCAAAGCAAAGCGCTGCAGGTCGGAGCTTCTAAATCATACGTAATTGATGCTAAAAAGGAATTTGCTGATGAATATGCATTGGTTGCTCTTCAATCACATGCTTTATATGAAGGGAAATACCCGCTTATATCTGCCCTGTCACGTCCGTTGATAGCTAAAAAGCTTGTAGAGGTTGCTGAGCAGGAGAATGCCATCGCAGTTGCGCACGGCTGTACGGGAAAAGGCAATGATCAGGTTCGGTTTGAAGTATCTATTAAAGCTTTGAACCCTGACCTTGAAGTGCTTGCTCCAGTCCGCGAGTGGAGCTGGTCGCGTGAGGAAGAAATTCAATATGCACAGGAAAACAATATTCCTATTCCAATTAATCTAGGAAGTCCGTTTTCAATTGATCAGAACTTATGGGGCCGAAGCAATGAGTGCGGAGTTCTTGAAGATCCATGGGCAGCTCCTCCCGAAGAAGCATATGACCTGACAAATTCCATTGAGAATACACCTGATACACCTGACATGGTGGAGATCGAATTTGAACAGGGTGTGCCGGTTTCATTAAATGGTGCCTCTTATCCCCTGGCAGAGTTAATTCTTCATTTAAATGCACTTGCAGGCAAGCATGGAGTCGGAAGAATTGATCATGTAGAAAACCGCCTTGTTGGAATTAAATCGCGTGAAGTATATGAATGTCCGGCTGCAATTACGCTGCTTAAAGCTCATAAAGAATTAGAAGATCTGACTCTTGTAAAAGAAGTGGCACATTTTAAACCTGTTATTGAAATGAAGCTGACAGAGCTCATTTATAACGGTTTATGGTTTTCTCCGCTCAAGGATGCCCTGCTTGGATTCCTGAAAGAGACCCAAACTTATGTAACAGGAACGGTTCGGGTAAAACTCTTTAAAGGCCATGCCATTGTTGAAGGAAGAAAATCTGCATACTCTCTTTATGATGAAAAGCTTGCAACATATACAACTGAGGATTCGTTTGATCATCAGGCAGCAGTTGGGTTCATCTCTCTTTATGGACTTCCTACCAAAGTAAGCAGCATGGTACAGGGAAAAAAGAAGGTGAACGTATGA
- a CDS encoding tyrosine-type recombinase/integrase, with amino-acid sequence MNFVFCKEDGMRLRDRTIQTAFERLKKTSKVPNIKIHDLRHTHAVMLLKAEVSLKEIQERLGHKDIMTTGNIYSHVTKSMEAKSINKFSEYMADSNTF; translated from the coding sequence TTGAATTTTGTATTTTGCAAAGAAGATGGCATGCGTTTAAGGGATAGAACAATTCAAACTGCATTTGAAAGACTAAAGAAAACTAGCAAGGTACCTAATATTAAAATTCACGATCTAAGGCATACTCATGCTGTAATGCTGCTGAAAGCAGAAGTTTCTTTAAAAGAGATTCAAGAAAGATTAGGACATAAGGATATTATGACAACCGGAAACATTTATTCCCATGTTACAAAATCAATGGAAGCCAAATCAATAAATAAATTCTCGGAGTATATGGCCGACTCAAACACATTTTAG
- the argH gene encoding argininosuccinate lyase: protein MKKLWGGRFQKTPEKWVDEFGASISFDKELVLEDIQGSLAHVHMLGQCGIIEPAEAEQIKTGLLLLKEKAENGELQFSVDYEDIHLNLEKLLIDEIGPVGGKLHTGRSRNDQVATDMHLYLKNHVKEITQLITAFQQTLLEKAKENVETILPGYTHLQRAQPISFAHHLLAYFWMLERDKQRFDESLKRINISPLGCGALAGTTFPIDRHLTAELLEFEGIYENSLDGVSDRDFIVEFLSNSSLMMMHLSRLCEELILWCSQEFQFVELDDTYATGSSMMPQKKNPDMAELIRGKTGRVYGHLFALLTTLKGLPLAYNKDMQEDKEGMFDTVRTVEGSLQIFIGMIGTLKVKKEKMKKATTEDFSNATELADYLAKKGMPFREAHEVVGKLVYTCIEKGIYLKDLSLEEYQDASSLFTSDIFETIDPYTAVAKRNSDGGTGFSKVIEAIAKAEKVLLSKI from the coding sequence ATGAAAAAACTGTGGGGTGGACGTTTTCAAAAAACACCTGAAAAATGGGTGGATGAATTTGGAGCATCCATTTCATTTGATAAAGAACTCGTTCTAGAAGATATACAGGGAAGTCTTGCGCATGTTCACATGCTCGGACAATGCGGGATCATCGAACCTGCTGAAGCAGAGCAAATTAAAACAGGCCTTCTTCTTTTAAAAGAAAAGGCTGAAAACGGCGAGCTTCAGTTTTCTGTTGATTATGAAGACATACATTTAAATCTTGAAAAGCTGCTTATTGATGAAATCGGACCTGTCGGAGGGAAACTGCATACCGGCAGAAGCCGGAACGACCAAGTTGCTACAGACATGCACCTTTATTTGAAAAATCATGTAAAGGAAATTACCCAGCTGATTACAGCATTTCAGCAGACGCTTTTAGAAAAAGCAAAAGAGAATGTAGAAACGATTTTGCCTGGTTATACTCATCTTCAGCGTGCACAGCCGATATCGTTTGCTCATCACCTCTTAGCTTATTTCTGGATGCTTGAGCGGGATAAACAGCGCTTTGATGAATCCTTAAAGCGCATAAATATTTCCCCGCTCGGCTGCGGGGCGCTTGCAGGGACAACGTTTCCGATTGATCGTCACTTAACTGCTGAACTGCTTGAGTTTGAAGGGATTTATGAAAACAGCCTTGACGGAGTAAGCGACCGTGATTTTATTGTTGAATTTCTAAGCAACAGCTCCCTGATGATGATGCACTTATCACGCTTATGCGAAGAACTGATTTTATGGTGCAGCCAGGAATTTCAGTTTGTAGAGCTGGATGATACTTACGCAACGGGAAGCTCAATGATGCCGCAGAAGAAAAACCCGGATATGGCTGAATTAATCCGCGGTAAAACGGGACGGGTTTATGGCCATTTATTTGCTTTGCTGACGACCTTGAAAGGATTGCCGCTCGCATATAACAAAGATATGCAGGAGGATAAAGAGGGCATGTTTGACACAGTCCGCACAGTAGAAGGAAGTCTGCAGATATTTATTGGCATGATCGGAACGCTGAAAGTGAAAAAAGAGAAAATGAAGAAAGCTACAACAGAAGATTTTTCAAATGCGACGGAGCTTGCTGATTATCTTGCGAAAAAAGGCATGCCTTTCAGAGAAGCACACGAAGTAGTTGGGAAACTTGTTTATACGTGCATTGAAAAAGGCATTTATTTAAAAGATCTTTCACTCGAAGAATATCAGGATGCATCTTCTTTATTTACTTCGGATATATTCGAAACAATTGATCCATACACTGCTGTTGCAAAAAGAAACAGTGATGGCGGTACAGGTTTTTCAAAGGTAATTGAAGCGATAGCTAAGGCTGAAAAAGTATTACTGAGTAAAATTTGA
- a CDS encoding SDR family oxidoreductase, with product MRHAIITAGSKGLGRKVTELFLDKGYSVTINYRSDESAAAQLKKQYAHLEDRMLFIKGDVTKKEDLLYLVDEAFKKFGRIDCLINNAGPYIFERKKLADYLDEEWHEMIDGNLTAVFHLLKKVIPIMRKQHYGRIITYGFQGADSSSGWLHRSAFSAAKTGLASLTKTIAIEEAEYGITANMICPGNITGEMKEATISQAREKRDPETPIGRSGTGEDIGRLIAFLCSENSDMITGAVIEATGAVNVLNRRP from the coding sequence TTGAGACATGCCATCATAACAGCTGGTTCAAAAGGTTTAGGAAGAAAAGTGACGGAGCTGTTCCTGGATAAAGGCTACTCTGTCACAATTAATTACCGTAGTGATGAATCTGCCGCTGCGCAGCTAAAGAAACAATATGCACATCTTGAGGACCGCATGCTCTTTATTAAAGGGGACGTAACAAAAAAAGAAGACCTGCTTTATTTAGTCGATGAGGCATTCAAAAAGTTTGGCCGCATCGACTGTTTAATTAATAATGCCGGTCCTTACATATTTGAAAGAAAAAAACTGGCTGATTATCTGGATGAGGAATGGCATGAAATGATAGACGGCAATTTGACCGCTGTCTTTCATCTTTTGAAAAAAGTAATTCCCATCATGCGAAAACAGCACTACGGGCGCATTATCACCTACGGTTTTCAAGGAGCTGATTCATCATCCGGCTGGCTCCATCGTTCAGCCTTCAGTGCAGCAAAAACCGGGCTTGCTTCTCTCACAAAAACCATTGCCATTGAGGAAGCAGAATACGGCATTACAGCAAATATGATCTGCCCTGGCAATATCACAGGAGAGATGAAGGAAGCGACTATTTCTCAGGCAAGAGAGAAAAGAGATCCGGAGACTCCGATTGGCAGATCCGGAACGGGAGAAGATATTGGAAGGCTGATTGCGTTTTTATGCAGTGAAAATTCAGATATGATTACAGGCGCTGTCATTGAGGCTACCGGAGCTGTCAATGTATTGAACCGAAGACCATAA
- the ald gene encoding alanine dehydrogenase produces the protein MKIGIPKEIKNNENRVAMTPAGVIPLIQAGHDVYIEQNAGEGSGFPDHQYIEAGARIVASPEEAWAMDMVMKVKEPLPSEYQHFREGLILFTYLHLAAESELTRALIDRKVVGIAYETVQLPNRSLPLLTPMSEVAGRMASQIGAQFLEKPKGGMGILLSGVPGVKRGKVAIIGGGVAGTNAAKIAVGLGADVTMLDVNPDRLRQLDDIFGKEITTLMSNPYNIGYAVSQSDLVIGAVLIPGARAPKLVSEEMVQSMTAGSVIVDIAIDQGGIFATTDRITTHDNPTYEKHGVLHYAVANMPGAVPRTSTIALTNVTVPYAVQIANKGYKKACLENEPLLKGLNTLNGFVTYEAVAESHGLAYSDAKALLGE, from the coding sequence ATGAAAATCGGCATACCTAAAGAAATTAAAAATAATGAGAACCGTGTGGCAATGACCCCTGCCGGCGTCATCCCCCTTATTCAGGCGGGCCATGATGTTTATATTGAGCAAAACGCAGGGGAAGGGTCTGGTTTTCCGGATCATCAGTATATTGAAGCAGGTGCGAGAATTGTAGCTTCGCCAGAAGAAGCCTGGGCGATGGATATGGTTATGAAGGTGAAGGAGCCCCTTCCGTCTGAATACCAGCATTTTCGTGAAGGCTTAATTTTATTCACCTATCTGCATCTTGCTGCTGAATCTGAGCTTACGCGTGCACTGATTGACCGGAAAGTAGTTGGAATAGCATATGAAACCGTTCAGCTTCCAAACCGCTCACTGCCTCTATTAACACCGATGAGTGAAGTGGCAGGAAGAATGGCCTCGCAAATTGGAGCCCAATTTTTAGAGAAGCCAAAAGGCGGAATGGGTATTTTATTGTCAGGAGTTCCAGGAGTGAAGCGCGGGAAAGTGGCCATAATAGGAGGCGGCGTAGCCGGAACGAACGCTGCCAAAATTGCCGTCGGACTTGGAGCCGATGTTACCATGCTCGATGTGAATCCGGATCGTCTGCGCCAGCTGGATGATATTTTTGGAAAAGAAATCACCACGCTTATGTCAAACCCCTATAACATTGGTTATGCTGTCAGCCAATCGGATCTTGTCATTGGAGCGGTGCTGATTCCAGGGGCAAGAGCGCCAAAGCTTGTATCCGAAGAAATGGTCCAAAGTATGACGGCCGGTTCAGTCATTGTTGATATTGCCATCGATCAAGGCGGTATTTTTGCTACTACAGACAGAATTACAACTCATGACAATCCTACGTATGAAAAGCATGGCGTCCTTCACTATGCTGTGGCCAATATGCCTGGAGCGGTACCAAGAACATCAACGATTGCCCTTACAAATGTAACTGTTCCTTATGCCGTGCAGATTGCGAATAAAGGGTATAAAAAAGCCTGCTTGGAGAATGAACCGCTTTTAAAAGGTCTCAATACATTAAATGGGTTTGTAACTTATGAAGCCGTTGCGGAATCTCATGGATTAGCCTATTCAGATGCAAAAGCACTGCTGGGAGAATAA